The genomic DNA CGCTCAACGGAACGCGTGAAGGGCTATACAACGCAATGATGGCGCTTTGCCCCGAAACCAAGGCAGGCGCGCGGCCGGTGGTACTGGTGCCGAACCCGTTTTATCAGGTTTACATGGTGGCGGCGCTGTCGGTGGGGGCCGAGCCGGTATTCGTCCCGGCGACACGCGAAACCGGATATTTGCCGGATTTCAACACGGTGCCAGATGAGGTGATGAACCGGGTGGCGGTGGTTTATCTGTGCTCGCCGAGCAATCCGCAAGGGGCGGTGGCCACGGCGGAATATTGGCAGAATTTGCTGTCACTCGCGGAGAAACACGACTTCAAGATTTTTGCGGACGAATGCTATAGCGAGATTTACCGCGACACACCGCCGGAAGGGGCGCTGGCCGTTGCGGCGCGAACTGGTGCGGACCCCGAGCGCGTGATCGCCTTTCACAGCCTGTCCAAACGGTCAAACTTGCCGGGGTTGCGCAGTGGTTTTGTGGCGGGCGGACCTGAAAGCATCCGACGGATCAAGCAGTTACGTGCCTATACGGGTGCGCCATTGTCGGCCCCGCTACAACGGGTGTCCGAGGCGGTCTGGGCCGATGATGCGCATGTCGAAGAAAGCCGCCGACTGTATTGTGAGAAATACGCGCGCGCCGACGAGATCATGCACGGTGTTCCGGGATACCAAGGTCCGGAGGCAGGGTTCTTTCTGTGGTTGCCGGTCGAGAATGGTGAAGCGGCTGCATTGCACCTGTGGCAACAGACCGGTGTCAGGGTTTTGCCGGGCGCATATTTGAGCCAGAAAGCACCTGCGGGAAACCCAGGCAAGGGATACATCCGGGTCGCCATGGTGGCCCCAATAGACGAGATGTCGCGCGGGCTGACCCGCCTGCGCGATTGTCTCTATTCATAAAAGATACGAGGGACGAGATGGCATATCAGGCACGAGGACGCGACCCACTGCTGGACAGCAACATGGCGCAGGCGATCGAAAAACGCGGCAAGGAATTGCTGGGTCTGGGTCTACTGACGCTGGCGACCTTCGTGACGATGATGTTTGCCACTTACACCCCGGATGATCCATCGTGGCTATCGGCAGTTGATGCACCGGTACAGAATTGGCTGGGCCAGAGCGGCGCGACCATTGCGGCGACACTGTTCATGGTCGTTGGCTGGGGCGCGTGGGGCGCGTCCATCGTGTTGGCGATCTGGGGGCTGCGCTTTGTATTGCACCGGGGGCAGGAACGAGCGGTCAGCCGGTTGATTTTTGCGCCCATCTGGGTTGCGGTCCTTTCTCTTTATGCGGCTTCGCTCACGCCGGACGCAGAATGGTACGCAACACACAGCTTTGGTCTGGGCGGCATTTTCGGCGATACAGTACTGGGTGCCGTTCTGGGCGTGTTGCCGGTGGGGCCGGCGACGGGGCTCAAGCTATTGGCGTTGGTACTCGGTGCGGTGATGGTTGTGCTGGGGGCATTCGTTCTCGGGTTTGACCGTTCTGAACTGACGCGCATTTTGCGCTTCCTTCTGGTCGGGTTGATTATGAGCTATTCGATGCTGCTGAATGTGCTGGGGCGTGGTGCCGAGAGTGCGCGCAATGCAGCCCAGGCGCGGCAGGAACGCCGGGCGGGTCGCGCAGAGTCACAGCAGGCTTCTGCCGAACGAGAGGTCAGTATCGTTGCCCCGCGGATGCGCCGTGGTACTGGTGCCGTGATCGACGAGCCGGATGTGCGCGATGAGCCGCCGATAGAGAAGCCCGGTGGGCTGCTGGCGCGGATGCCGTCGCTGATGCGCAAACCCGACCCGATGCCTGAACCGGAACTGGTCGAGCCTGTGGTGCATACAGGTGAGCAGAA from Roseovarius pelagicus includes the following:
- a CDS encoding aminotransferase class I/II-fold pyridoxal phosphate-dependent enzyme, whose product is MFPERFSNLPAYAFPRLRALLDVHEPGGDVLHMTIGEPKHAFPSWITQIISQNAAEFGIYPANDGTPELQAAICGWLARRYGVTLDPDNQVVALNGTREGLYNAMMALCPETKAGARPVVLVPNPFYQVYMVAALSVGAEPVFVPATRETGYLPDFNTVPDEVMNRVAVVYLCSPSNPQGAVATAEYWQNLLSLAEKHDFKIFADECYSEIYRDTPPEGALAVAARTGADPERVIAFHSLSKRSNLPGLRSGFVAGGPESIRRIKQLRAYTGAPLSAPLQRVSEAVWADDAHVEESRRLYCEKYARADEIMHGVPGYQGPEAGFFLWLPVENGEAAALHLWQQTGVRVLPGAYLSQKAPAGNPGKGYIRVAMVAPIDEMSRGLTRLRDCLYS